The nucleotide sequence GTTATTTCTGCTGCCTTTGAAAGCATTGCCTGTGCAGAGCAGTATTTTGTTTTTGAAAGTTCAATTGCCGTTACGAATTTATCCTCAGGGACATCACCATAAACAATATATTTGATATGAATTTTTGTATAGACCTTTGGATGCTCATCTGCCTTTTCTGCTTCAATTTCAATTCTGAAATCCCTATAAGGAACCTTCATCTTATCAAGAATTGAAATGACATCCTGCCCTGTGCAACCCGCAAGTCCCATAAGGAGCAACTCCATTGGTCTTGGACCTGCCTCATGTCCATTAAATTTCTCTGGTCCATCCATAACAACCCAATTGTTAGAATTTGCCCTTGCAATTACTGTAAGCCCATACGCTTGCTTTAATTCTACTTTTACTTTCTCACCCATTTTTTACCTCCAAATAAATTATTACTTTTCAAATTATAAATAAAAAATAGGGGAGCGTCAAGTGCTCCCCCAAACTTCCGAAAACTATCGATACTTCTTAATAAGTCCTACTTTTTCATTAAATTCCTTTATATACTCGTCCCACTTTTTGTAAGACTCAAGCCTTTCAATGAAGTAGTTATCGTTATACCACTGCTCGTTTAATTCCTCGACAGTCTTGCCCTGCTGTTCAACCCAGGTAAAGTATTTCAGGTTATGCATTCTCTTCTTATCGTAGTAGTTCATTTCAATCATCCAGTCGGTTGTGATGCCCATAAGGTATCTTTCGAAGTCTTTTGCTGCTTCCATCTCGCTATATTCGCCATACTGCTCTCTTAATTCCTGGATTCTTGATTGGTAAAGTTCCATTGAGTCAGTTGCAACTGTGAAAATAACATCGTGCTCGGTCATCTCGTAGTATTTTGCCATCTTTATTGCACCAACAATGTTTGCAATTGATGAAATACCAAGAAGATCAAGTTTATCAACAAGTTCTGCCGGGACAAACTTCTTAAGATATTTCCTTCCTTCAGGCTCATTAAATAGCCTCAAAAGATGCATTGTATATTCATCATCAATGTCGACAACCATATCGAGGTTCTTTACATCAATAACCCACGGGACATGCTTATCGCCAATACCTTCAATCCTGTGCGCGCCATACCCATTGTATAGAAGTGTTGGACACTGGAGGGCTTCACCTGCACCAATCTTAATTCTTGGGAATCTTTGCCTCAGATAGTTTCCAGAGCCAAGTGTTCCACCCGAACCCTGTGTTAAGAAGAGAGCAGTAAATCTATCTCCTTCTCTCTTATTTTGCTCAAAAACTTCTTCCATTGCAGGACCAGTTACTGCATAGTGCCAAACAGGGTTTCCAAATTCCTCAAACTGGTTAAGGACAACAACTTCATCTGGGTACTTTTGCTTTAATTCTTTGGTCTTATCGAATACTTCCTTTACATTGCTTTCAACGCCAGGTGTTGCATAAATTTCTGCACCGATGCTCTTGAGCCACTCAAAACGCTCTTTTGACATTCCTTCAGGAAGGACTGCAATTGCCTTGCATCCAAGTAGTGCTGAGTTAAAGGCGCCGCCTCTGCAGTAGTTTCCTGTGGATGGCCACAATGCCTTGTGCCTTGTTGGGTCAAATTCACCTCTAACAAGTTTTTCAACAAGTGGCCCAAATGTTGCACCTACCTTATGTGCTCCAGTTGGGAAGAACTTACCTAAAAGGATAAAAATCCTTGCCTTTACACCAGTAAGTTCCTTTGGAAGTTCAAGATAGTTTACACCATCAAATCCACCGCCAAATTTTACAGGCTCGTTTTTCCAGGTAATTCTAAAAAGATTTCTTGGATGAAGGTCCCACAAGCCGATGTTTTTTAATTCCTGCTTAATCCCCTCGGGTATTTTTTCAGGATTTCTCATCTCTTCATAGGTGGGGATAATGATGTTCTTCTCCCTTGCTCTTTCAATTGTCCTTTGAAGGACTTCTTCATTTACAACAAATTTTTCTGCCATTTTTACCTCCTATTTTAACAAATCGCTAAGTTTAGAAACTTTTTTCTTATTTCTCATTTTATACGAAACAACATCAAAATCAAAAACCTGCACTGCAAAAAGGACTGCATCTTCCAAATATGCATTGAAATGCTTTACTGAGTGCGCATCAGAGCCCAAAGTCACTTCTCGCCCTCCCAACTTCACATAGAGTTCAAGGATTTCTTTTGAGGGATATGGCTCGTTAAAACCCTGTCTAAAGCCTGATGCATTTATTTCAATAACTTTATTCTTTTCGATAACTTTCTTCAAAATTTCAGTCAAAATGCTTTCGTATTTATCAATGTGAAAATCGCCGTAAAAATTCTTCCCATATCTTTTAATAACATCAATATGTCCAACAATATCGTAGTAGTCTGTTTCAACCAAATTCAAAACCTCTTCAAAATATCGCATATAGGCAGTATATTCATCAAGCCCTTCAAAATAACGGACTCCGTGCGGACCCGAAATTGTGTAGCCTTGAACTCTATGCACGGAGCCAATTATGTAATCAAAAGGCTTTGTAAGGACTTCTCCCTCAATTGCACCGTGGAGGTTGCTTTGATAGGTAACTTCTACTGCAAACAAAAAGTCAAATGAAGAATTTACAACTTCTTTTAGCCTCAAATACTCGCTATGCGCATTCTCAAATTTGTAGTATCCAAAATCCTTATCAAGAGGATCGAGGTCGATGTGCTCTGAAAAACCAAGGTAACTAATGCCCCTTTCCTTTGCAAGATTAACATAATTTATAGGCTCTTCTTTGGAGTCTTTCGAGTATTTCGTATGGATGTGTAAATCTTCAATTATTTTCATAACTTTATATTTTATTCAAAATCCTTAATTCTTGAAAGCCTCTCATTAATACTTTCAACTCCCTCAATCCCAATCTCCTCAAGGATTAGCCTTCGCATAACACTTTCAAACTTTTTTCTTCTTGAAATGTAGGTTGTCCTTGGAATCCCTAACTTTCTTGCAATTGTTGTATCTGTATCGTAGGGCAATCGCCTATACCTTAAAAACATATAAATCTCATACTCCTTCGGTTCCAATTTCTTTGAAACCCTGTCAAAAATAAGCCCAATTTCATATGTAAGCGCATTCTTCATAGGTTATTCCTCTTCAAAACTAATTTCTTTCGTCCTTCTTTTAATTTCTTCTTTAACTAACTTGTACATCGACCTGTTTACAATTTTCTTCATAACAAGCACAAACTCTTTTTGAGGAAGGCTCTTATACCGCTCATAATTGAGGTAATATGCAAGAAAACCTTCCTAAAAGAGGTCCTCAACAGGCATACCAAAATTCTTACCATAGTAAATCGCAAGTTTCTTTACATACTCTTTAAGTAACTCAAATCTCTCATCCATTTATGTTTATCCTCCTATTCTTAAAATATACGAAAATATTTTCGCATTATATACTATAGCAAATGTGTCGAAAAAATTCAAAAAACTGTTAAAATAACTTGAAGGAGGCAATTATGGAAAAATTTATAGATGAAAACAAGGAAAAACTCATCGAAATCACGCAGGAGATTATAAAAGTGCCAAGTGTTGAAGGAAAGCCAACACCGAATGCACCATTTGGTGAGAATGTTTTAAGGGCATTACAACTTGCACTCAAAATTTCCGAAGAGCTCGGCTTCAGGACTGTAAACATTGATAATGTTGTGGGATACGCAGAGTTTGGTGAAGGGGCTGATGTTATAAGCGTCTTAGGGCACCTCGATGTCGTTCCCGAAGGAACAGGCTGGCTTTATCCACCATATGGAGCAGAAATCCACGATGGGAAAATTTACGGGCGTGGTGCAATTGACGATAAGGGACCTACGATGGCTGCACTTTTTGGAGCATACGCACTGAAAGAGACGGGTGCGTTACTCTCTAAAAGGATAAGGATAGTTTTCGGGACAAATGAGGAAACAGGCTGGAAATGTATGGAGCACTTTAAAAATGTCGTTCATGATCCACTTGTTGGCTTTACACCAGATGCAGAGTTCCCTCTCATAAACAGGGAAAAGGGAATTCTTAATGTCACTTTAAGAAAAGACTTCACGGAGAAAAACGGAGTTGTTAAAATTACAGGTGGCAATAGACCTAATATGGTGCCAGACTTTGCAAAAGCAGAGTTCAACACAGTTGTTCGCCTTGAAAATTTAGATGAAGGTATAGAAGTAAAGGACAATGTAGTTTTCGCACACGGAAAATCTGCACATGGTGCATTACCCGAACAAGGTATTAACGCGATAGTAAAACTTGCAAACGCAATCGCACCATACATAATGCATCCAGAGGTAAAAGAGGCAATCGAATTTATAGTAAAGCATGTAGGCAATGATGTATATGGCGGTCTTATGGGCATTGCAAATGAGGATGCCTTGTCAGGAAAACTCACAATGAACCTTGGTGTTATCGAGATTAACGAATCATACGCCGAGTTAACATTCAACATCAGATACCCAATTACCGATTCATATGAGCGTATTGTCGAAGGATTTAACAAAACTGGTGCAAAATATGGATTTAGCGTAAAAGAAGTAAGAAACCAAAATCCGTTATATGTAAGCGAAGATTCGGAACTTGTGAAAACACTTCTTAAGGTTTTTGAGGAAACAACAGGAAGAAAAGGCTATACGCTTGCAATCGGCGGTGGCACCTACGCACGTGCAATGGATATGGGTGTTGCATTCGGACCTACATTTGAAGAGATGGAAAAAGTGGAACATATGGCAAATGAGTATATAGAGGTTGACCACCTTGTAAAGTTAGCAAAAATCTATGGAAGGGCGCTTCTCGAACTTGCAAAATAACTTAAAAAATAGTTTCCAGGTTGAAGTTGAGGATTTCTCCTTAGAAAAAACATTTAATTGTGGGCAGACATTTAGATTCTTTGAGATTGGCGGAAGATACTATTATCCGTATGAAAATAGCCTTATAAAAATTGAGGAGACAAACGGAAAAATATTTAAATTTGAAATCTACGGGGAGAATCTTACAAAAGAGTATGTTTTTGATATCTTTGGGCTCAACCACGACATCCAGAGAATAAACAGCGAAATAATTAAGATTGCACCTCAACTTAAAGAGGCAATCGAGTTTTCAAAGGGAATAAGGCTCATAAGAATGCCCCCATACGAAACAACCATTTCTTTTATCTTCTCAATCCAGTCGCAAATTCCTGTAATAATGTCGAGACTAAACAAACTTGCGGAATTTGGAAAGAGAGTTGTTGAGGTCGATAACGCCGAATTTTACCTTTTTCCAAAAAGAGAAGACATCCTTGAAATGCCCATAGGTGATATCAGGTCACTAAAATTGGGCTTCAGGGAAAAGTTCTTTCTAAACCTTATTAAAAACTATACAGAAGAGGATTTTGAGAAACTTCGAAATTTACCCTATGAAGAAAAAAAGAAATTTCTAACATCAATTTTAGGTGTAGGGGAAAAAGTTTCTGAGTGCATAATCCTTTTTGGGTATGGTGATTTAAGTGCTTTTCCTGTCGATACCTGGATTGAAAAAGGGCTTGAAAAAATATTTGGCGTTAAAGGAACAACAAAAAAACTTACAGAGTTTGGAAGGGCTACCTTTGGAGAATTTTCAGGTTATGCCCAGCAATATATTTATTACTATATGAGAAGTTTAATGCGTTAACGATTAGGTGACTGTAGATAAAAAGAAGGATTTGAGATTAAGGCTTTGGCATTGGATTATAATGGGATTAATGCTTCTAAACATTGCTGTTTACATTGTTTTGCCCTCTTATCAAAGAGCCCTTGCTGAAAAGGCAGTTTAATTGCTATGAAATGTAGCAGTTGAAAATATTTCATATTGTAGTAAAATATAATTGGAACTCTGGGAGGTTCGTGTTAAACTTAGCGGATTGGGGCCAACACAATAGTCTTGGGG is from Caldisericum sp. and encodes:
- a CDS encoding OsmC family protein, with translation MGEKVKVELKQAYGLTVIARANSNNWVVMDGPEKFNGHEAGPRPMELLLMGLAGCTGQDVISILDKMKVPYRDFRIEIEAEKADEHPKVYTKIHIKYIVYGDVPEDKFVTAIELSKTKYCSAQAMLSKAAEIT
- a CDS encoding pyridoxal-phosphate dependent enzyme gives rise to the protein MAEKFVVNEEVLQRTIERAREKNIIIPTYEEMRNPEKIPEGIKQELKNIGLWDLHPRNLFRITWKNEPVKFGGGFDGVNYLELPKELTGVKARIFILLGKFFPTGAHKVGATFGPLVEKLVRGEFDPTRHKALWPSTGNYCRGGAFNSALLGCKAIAVLPEGMSKERFEWLKSIGAEIYATPGVESNVKEVFDKTKELKQKYPDEVVVLNQFEEFGNPVWHYAVTGPAMEEVFEQNKREGDRFTALFLTQGSGGTLGSGNYLRQRFPRIKIGAGEALQCPTLLYNGYGAHRIEGIGDKHVPWVIDVKNLDMVVDIDDEYTMHLLRLFNEPEGRKYLKKFVPAELVDKLDLLGISSIANIVGAIKMAKYYEMTEHDVIFTVATDSMELYQSRIQELREQYGEYSEMEAAKDFERYLMGITTDWMIEMNYYDKKRMHNLKYFTWVEQQGKTVEELNEQWYNDNYFIERLESYKKWDEYIKEFNEKVGLIKKYR
- a CDS encoding histidinol-phosphatase HisJ family protein, with the translated sequence MKIIEDLHIHTKYSKDSKEEPINYVNLAKERGISYLGFSEHIDLDPLDKDFGYYKFENAHSEYLRLKEVVNSSFDFLFAVEVTYQSNLHGAIEGEVLTKPFDYIIGSVHRVQGYTISGPHGVRYFEGLDEYTAYMRYFEEVLNLVETDYYDIVGHIDVIKRYGKNFYGDFHIDKYESILTEILKKVIEKNKVIEINASGFRQGFNEPYPSKEILELYVKLGGREVTLGSDAHSVKHFNAYLEDAVLFAVQVFDFDVVSYKMRNKKKVSKLSDLLK
- the pepV gene encoding dipeptidase PepV → MEKFIDENKEKLIEITQEIIKVPSVEGKPTPNAPFGENVLRALQLALKISEELGFRTVNIDNVVGYAEFGEGADVISVLGHLDVVPEGTGWLYPPYGAEIHDGKIYGRGAIDDKGPTMAALFGAYALKETGALLSKRIRIVFGTNEETGWKCMEHFKNVVHDPLVGFTPDAEFPLINREKGILNVTLRKDFTEKNGVVKITGGNRPNMVPDFAKAEFNTVVRLENLDEGIEVKDNVVFAHGKSAHGALPEQGINAIVKLANAIAPYIMHPEVKEAIEFIVKHVGNDVYGGLMGIANEDALSGKLTMNLGVIEINESYAELTFNIRYPITDSYERIVEGFNKTGAKYGFSVKEVRNQNPLYVSEDSELVKTLLKVFEETTGRKGYTLAIGGGTYARAMDMGVAFGPTFEEMEKVEHMANEYIEVDHLVKLAKIYGRALLELAK